In a single window of the Terrirubrum flagellatum genome:
- a CDS encoding HutD/Ves family protein, protein MKSSAPTLTAIDPSTYRRTPWKNGGGVTIDIAGEQRVGVEGWSGVIWRFGRTSIVEPAPFSDLRGYDRLQVVIAGRGLSLQTPDGEIDMRVPFRPARFSGDTPIVSRLDDGPVEVVNLIADRRMVAIALAVMDAGKELTFTSGQHVAYAPGDPAEFIIDDRVVSLRPDHALRIEAQKPMRLCGGRGVFLVASIRSA, encoded by the coding sequence ATCGATCCGTCGACCTATCGGCGCACGCCGTGGAAGAATGGCGGCGGCGTCACCATCGACATCGCCGGCGAACAGCGCGTTGGCGTCGAAGGCTGGAGCGGCGTCATCTGGCGCTTCGGGCGCACATCGATCGTCGAGCCCGCGCCGTTCTCCGATCTCCGGGGATATGACCGGCTGCAAGTCGTGATCGCAGGCCGCGGCCTGTCCTTGCAGACGCCTGACGGGGAGATCGACATGCGGGTCCCCTTCCGGCCGGCGCGATTCTCCGGCGACACGCCAATCGTCTCGCGCCTCGATGACGGGCCGGTGGAGGTGGTCAATCTGATCGCCGACCGGAGGATGGTCGCGATCGCTCTCGCGGTCATGGATGCAGGCAAGGAGCTGACTTTCACCTCCGGACAACATGTCGCCTACGCGCCTGGCGACCCCGCCGAATTCATCATTGACGACAGGGTCGTGTCGCTGCGGCCGGATCACGCCCTGCGCATCGAGGCGCAGAAGCCGATGCGTCTTTGCGGCGGCAGAGGCGTCTTTCTCGTCGCCAGCATCCGCTCGGCCTAA
- a CDS encoding MarR family transcriptional regulator, translating to MLHSQAVARRVGINSSDLECLDLILTGGPATAGEIGRRTGLTSGSVTGLIDRLEKMGLVARNPDPSDRRKVLVSVREDRIGAIGAYFAPMEKAFRALLERYSEDELNLLADFSERATEMALVRVAELNAGKD from the coding sequence GTGCTGCACAGCCAGGCGGTCGCGCGCCGGGTCGGGATCAATTCGTCGGATCTCGAATGCCTCGACCTGATCCTGACGGGCGGCCCCGCGACGGCGGGCGAGATCGGCCGGCGCACCGGCCTCACCAGCGGCTCGGTGACGGGGCTGATCGACCGGCTGGAAAAGATGGGCCTTGTCGCCCGCAATCCCGATCCGAGTGACCGCCGCAAGGTTCTGGTGTCGGTGCGCGAAGATCGCATCGGCGCGATCGGCGCCTATTTCGCGCCGATGGAAAAGGCGTTCCGCGCGTTGCTTGAGCGTTACAGCGAGGACGAACTCAATCTGCTCGCGGATTTTTCCGAACGCGCGACCGAGATGGCGCTTGTGCGCGTCGCGGAACTCAACGCCGGCAAGGATTGA
- a CDS encoding PAS-domain containing protein, whose protein sequence is MFEPSGADIPSTPAFDIREAAIAAAPDGIWALDDQGRLAFANPLFLEFHDLPAEAAPAGLPWRDLLALIAWRGALDALACEELRRRCEIGFASGAAFDERYALCDGRRILARFRPMARGGWVAVCQDMTEREPPGEELRRKARRFDQILKSMPQGFALYDANETLVIRNDRYLSLYGFDPAIIRPGVSLRDVTDYCVRHGVYQDITADELYRDSHERLYESDSHLRRLADGRCLTVHKHQLPEGGWIIICEDVTSRERAAAELREQHRRFDAALNNMSQGLCMFDAEHRLIVCNERYVSIFRADADVVKPGVTLREIFEHGVARGVYPGLTPDELVKRRLATIAGVGPGSYDQQMADGRIIEVAVSNLADGGWIATFEDVTARRRLEAERAAAVSALQEMNLQLDTTLESMAQGLCVYDSDFRIVIRNQRYLDIYGLDAEMVRPGMALRDVIGQSVARGTHLDGVEAGAIYQEFIASVIDRSEPVFQRRLANGRVVAVRTSPMANGGWVATFEDITDREHAAEALREQHRRFDAALNNMAHGLVMLDEELRLIVCNRRYLEMYRLSPEIVKPGVTMTEIMRYSIRLGNHLNVTAEQRVHDLKERLIAGDFVAHRDLADGRVIKVIYRSMRHGGWVALHEDVTEKRRAEEHIAHLAHHDSLTNLPNRALFRQRLEDDLVRVRAGRERLALICLDLDHFKSVNDTLGHPTGDRLLCCVTQRLRDAVGAHDMVARLGGDEFAILLREGDREAAQELAKRLIEVIDAPFQIEGHTINSGVSVGVAIAPDDGDAVDELMKRADLALYRAKSSGCSAYRFYESEMGARVETRRELELDLRQALAAGDFELVFQPQVRAANQALTGFEALLRWRRQNGDVVSPAEFIPLAEETGLINPIGEWVLRRACAEAAHWPDPIRIAVNMSPIQFRNRELPILVMNALAASGLPPRRLEIEITEAALMTHDAATIAILHELRGLGVRISMDDFGVGYSSLSYLRSFPFDKIKIDRSFVADLDRNKDNATIIRAVASLGASLNIETTAEGVETAEQLAIVRECGCSEIQGHLVSRPRSAAGVHELIARLTPRVDAA, encoded by the coding sequence TTGTTCGAACCATCAGGCGCAGACATTCCGTCGACGCCGGCGTTCGACATCCGCGAAGCCGCTATTGCGGCGGCCCCTGACGGGATTTGGGCGCTCGACGACCAGGGGCGTCTCGCTTTTGCGAATCCGCTCTTTCTTGAATTCCATGACCTGCCGGCGGAGGCGGCGCCGGCGGGTTTGCCCTGGCGCGACCTTCTTGCGCTGATCGCATGGCGCGGCGCGCTCGACGCTTTGGCGTGCGAGGAGCTGCGCCGCCGATGCGAGATCGGGTTTGCAAGCGGCGCGGCCTTTGATGAGCGGTACGCATTGTGCGACGGGCGCCGCATCCTTGCGAGATTTCGCCCGATGGCTCGGGGCGGCTGGGTCGCGGTCTGCCAGGATATGACGGAGCGCGAGCCGCCGGGAGAGGAGTTGCGCCGGAAAGCCAGGCGCTTCGATCAGATTCTCAAGTCGATGCCGCAGGGTTTCGCGCTCTACGATGCGAACGAAACTCTCGTGATCCGCAACGATCGCTACCTCAGCCTGTACGGGTTCGATCCGGCGATCATCCGCCCGGGCGTCAGCCTTCGCGACGTCACCGATTATTGCGTCAGGCATGGCGTCTATCAGGATATCACTGCGGATGAGCTTTATCGGGATTCACATGAGCGCTTGTATGAGTCCGACTCTCATCTTCGCAGGCTCGCCGACGGGCGTTGCCTGACCGTCCACAAGCATCAGCTTCCCGAGGGCGGCTGGATCATCATCTGCGAGGATGTGACCAGCCGCGAGCGAGCCGCAGCCGAATTGCGTGAGCAGCATCGGCGCTTCGACGCTGCGCTGAACAACATGTCGCAAGGCCTGTGCATGTTCGATGCGGAGCATCGTCTGATCGTCTGCAACGAGCGCTATGTCTCGATTTTTCGCGCCGACGCCGATGTCGTGAAGCCGGGCGTCACCTTGCGGGAAATCTTCGAACATGGCGTCGCGCGGGGCGTCTATCCCGGCCTGACGCCCGATGAGCTGGTGAAGCGCCGCCTTGCGACGATCGCGGGCGTTGGGCCGGGCTCCTATGATCAGCAGATGGCGGATGGGCGGATCATCGAGGTCGCGGTGTCGAATCTTGCCGATGGCGGATGGATCGCGACCTTTGAGGATGTGACGGCGCGCCGTCGTCTCGAAGCCGAGCGCGCCGCCGCCGTCTCCGCCTTGCAGGAAATGAATCTCCAGCTTGATACGACGCTGGAGAGCATGGCGCAGGGGCTTTGCGTCTATGACAGCGATTTCAGGATCGTCATCCGCAATCAGCGCTATCTCGATATTTACGGCCTCGACGCCGAAATGGTTCGGCCGGGAATGGCGTTACGCGACGTGATCGGCCAGAGCGTGGCGAGAGGCACGCATCTGGATGGCGTCGAGGCCGGCGCCATCTATCAGGAATTCATCGCGAGCGTCATCGATCGCAGCGAGCCGGTCTTCCAGCGCCGTCTTGCGAACGGGCGTGTCGTCGCCGTGCGGACGAGCCCCATGGCCAATGGCGGCTGGGTCGCGACCTTCGAGGACATCACGGATCGCGAACATGCGGCCGAGGCGCTGCGCGAGCAGCATCGGCGCTTCGACGCCGCTCTCAACAACATGGCGCACGGCCTGGTCATGCTTGACGAGGAGCTGCGGCTCATCGTCTGCAACCGCCGCTATCTCGAAATGTATCGGCTGTCGCCGGAGATCGTGAAGCCCGGCGTCACCATGACCGAGATCATGCGTTACAGCATCAGGCTCGGCAATCATCTCAACGTAACAGCCGAACAGCGGGTGCACGATCTCAAGGAGAGGCTGATCGCAGGCGATTTCGTTGCTCATCGCGATCTCGCCGACGGCCGCGTGATCAAGGTGATCTATCGCTCGATGCGCCATGGCGGCTGGGTCGCGCTCCATGAGGACGTCACCGAAAAGCGCAGGGCGGAAGAGCATATCGCTCATCTCGCGCATCATGATTCCCTGACCAATCTGCCGAACCGCGCCTTGTTCAGGCAGCGCCTGGAGGATGATCTGGTGCGCGTGCGCGCCGGTCGCGAACGGCTGGCGCTGATCTGTCTTGACCTTGATCATTTCAAGAGCGTCAACGATACGCTCGGCCATCCCACGGGCGACAGGCTGCTCTGCTGCGTCACGCAGCGCTTGCGCGACGCGGTCGGCGCTCATGATATGGTGGCGCGGCTCGGCGGCGACGAGTTCGCGATCCTGTTGCGCGAAGGCGATCGCGAAGCGGCGCAGGAGCTCGCAAAGCGCCTCATTGAAGTCATCGACGCGCCTTTCCAGATCGAGGGGCATACGATCAATTCCGGCGTCAGCGTCGGCGTGGCGATCGCGCCTGATGACGGCGATGCGGTTGATGAATTGATGAAGCGCGCCGATCTCGCGCTCTATCGTGCGAAATCGTCGGGCTGCAGCGCCTATCGCTTCTATGAGTCCGAGATGGGCGCGCGCGTCGAAACGCGCCGCGAACTCGAGCTTGATTTGCGTCAGGCGTTGGCGGCGGGCGATTTCGAACTCGTCTTTCAGCCGCAGGTGCGCGCCGCCAATCAGGCGCTGACGGGATTCGAAGCGTTGCTGCGCTGGCGCCGTCAGAATGGCGATGTCGTTTCGCCGGCCGAGTTCATTCCGCTCGCCGAAGAGACCGGGCTCATCAATCCGATTGGCGAATGGGTGTTGCGCCGCGCTTGCGCCGAGGCGGCGCATTGGCCTGATCCGATCAGGATTGCGGTGAACATGTCGCCGATCCAGTTCCGCAATCGCGAATTGCCAATCCTGGTCATGAACGCGCTCGCCGCGTCAGGTCTGCCGCCGCGACGCCTGGAGATCGAGATCACCGAAGCGGCGCTGATGACCCATGACGCAGCGACCATTGCGATCCTGCACGAGCTGCGCGGGCTGGGCGTCCGCATCTCGATGGATGATTTCGGCGTCGGCTATTCCTCGCTGAGTTATTTGCGCAGCTTTCCCTTCGACAAGATCAAGATCGACCGTTCCTTCGTCGCCGATCTCGATCGCAACAAGGACAACGCCACGATCATCCGCGCGGTCGCCTCGCTTGGCGCGAGTCTCAACATCGAAACCACGGCGGAAGGGGTGGAGACCGCCGAGCAGCTCGCGATCGTTCGCGAATGCGGTTGCTCGGAAATCCAGGGCCATCTCGTCAGCCGGCCGCGGAGCGCGGCCGGCGTGCATGAATTGATCGCGAGATTGACGCCGCGCGTCGACGCCGCCTGA
- a CDS encoding AGE family epimerase/isomerase: MSDTGDFLREARDIYVRVIRKTLEWMLARPTLHAAFLNTKQNSITLQDYDAGDGWRAPDILYGWIQGRGLEALMRHAQFFEREAPELSKPLFAVAEPLYRALASLWARDGHAYFTYNVDLAPIIPGSDGKPSPRSPAGDLFSYSDIFVAKGLLIASMKFDPASTSKYLSDLASIVEAVEQGRFMIDEKRDFALGAPATDAEEYGPRMILMSASALLRDLGFEHEASFSNRFVARIVERHLERSAAARAYGLLRDRAGRDRCNPGHAIEFVGFALECHAARNNRELLRNLSLIVKSSFHAGFREPGLVLGLSAATLAPESDLCPWWSLPEAMRTAALLYRETREPEALEIWRRTHEAFFRFYWRDDASLAYQMRNAVGPVDHAPATPDLDPGYHTGLSFLSTIGAIDGLLAERAD; this comes from the coding sequence ATGAGCGACACCGGGGATTTCCTGCGCGAGGCGCGCGACATCTATGTGCGCGTCATCAGGAAGACGCTGGAGTGGATGCTGGCGCGGCCAACACTGCATGCCGCCTTTCTTAACACCAAGCAGAATAGCATCACATTGCAGGACTATGACGCCGGCGACGGCTGGCGCGCGCCCGATATCCTCTATGGCTGGATTCAGGGGCGCGGCCTCGAAGCGTTGATGCGGCATGCGCAATTCTTTGAGCGCGAAGCGCCGGAACTATCGAAGCCTTTGTTCGCGGTTGCCGAGCCACTCTATCGCGCGCTGGCGTCGCTATGGGCGCGCGACGGTCACGCCTATTTCACCTATAATGTTGATCTCGCGCCGATCATTCCCGGCTCTGACGGAAAACCGTCGCCGCGGAGCCCGGCTGGCGATCTCTTTTCGTACAGCGATATTTTCGTCGCCAAGGGGCTGCTGATCGCGTCGATGAAGTTCGATCCGGCTTCGACCTCGAAATATCTCAGCGATCTCGCCTCTATCGTCGAAGCGGTGGAGCAAGGCCGCTTCATGATAGACGAGAAGCGCGACTTTGCGCTGGGCGCGCCCGCGACGGACGCCGAGGAGTATGGACCGCGCATGATCCTGATGAGCGCATCGGCTCTGCTGCGCGATCTTGGCTTCGAGCACGAGGCGTCGTTTTCGAACCGCTTCGTCGCGCGCATTGTCGAGCGTCATCTGGAGCGGAGCGCCGCTGCGCGTGCTTATGGCCTGCTGCGCGATCGCGCCGGTCGTGACCGCTGCAATCCCGGCCACGCCATCGAATTCGTCGGCTTCGCGCTGGAATGCCATGCGGCGCGCAATAACAGGGAATTGTTGCGCAATCTCAGCCTGATCGTGAAATCATCCTTTCACGCCGGTTTCCGCGAGCCTGGCCTTGTTCTTGGCCTCAGCGCTGCGACGCTTGCGCCCGAGAGCGACCTTTGCCCCTGGTGGTCATTGCCTGAAGCGATGCGAACGGCGGCGTTGCTCTATCGCGAGACGCGCGAGCCCGAAGCGTTGGAGATCTGGCGGCGGACGCATGAGGCGTTCTTCCGCTTCTACTGGCGAGACGACGCCTCGCTCGCCTATCAGATGCGCAACGCGGTGGGCCCCGTCGATCATGCTCCCGCGACGCCCGACCTTGACCCGGGCTATCACACCGGCCTGAGCTTCCTCTCGACGATCGGCGCGATCGACGGCCTGCTGGCGGAACGCGCGGACTGA
- a CDS encoding neutral/alkaline non-lysosomal ceramidase N-terminal domain-containing protein, with translation MRVGAAIIDVTPPAGLAMAGFAARAKPAQGAHDALTVRAIAVDDTAIVCADVIGLHEGSCERIRAQASLDADRIIVAALHTHGGPACMPGRIGGRVDEDYITQLETACVAAIDRAVANQKPARILFGLGADPDIARNRRHAGGLVDAHLPVMRFEAEDGARIAIVTAYACHPVVLGADNLLWTADYPGFVRQQLEAAHPGAVVVFLTGCAADANTGHSAHASISLAANPDRTFEAAARTASRIAGSVLSAPLVITHGATAVASRAIELGLARREMETQQALAAQWRGEFEIADSARRALLAEWIAWAETRTDEPLHPWPARVTVMTWGGKRIVALPGEIFAETAISIRARLNDPDTIVIGFCDGCPGYIAPASEFPHGGYEIDEAHRYYGMPATFAPGAAEKLADAAVELAAELEERATAARSYP, from the coding sequence ATGCGGGTCGGCGCGGCGATCATCGATGTGACGCCGCCGGCGGGGCTCGCGATGGCCGGATTCGCAGCGCGCGCAAAGCCCGCTCAGGGAGCGCATGACGCGCTGACCGTGCGCGCCATCGCGGTCGACGACACGGCGATCGTCTGCGCTGATGTGATCGGCCTCCATGAAGGAAGCTGCGAGCGAATTCGCGCACAAGCGTCGCTCGATGCTGATCGCATCATCGTCGCGGCGTTGCATACCCATGGCGGGCCAGCCTGCATGCCCGGCCGCATTGGCGGACGCGTCGATGAAGATTACATCACGCAACTGGAGACGGCCTGCGTCGCGGCGATAGATCGGGCGGTCGCCAATCAAAAACCTGCGCGAATTCTGTTCGGATTGGGCGCTGATCCCGATATCGCGCGCAACAGACGGCATGCAGGTGGGCTTGTCGACGCGCATCTCCCGGTGATGCGTTTTGAAGCTGAAGACGGCGCGCGGATCGCCATCGTCACGGCCTATGCCTGCCATCCCGTCGTGCTTGGCGCTGACAATCTCCTGTGGACCGCCGACTATCCCGGGTTCGTTCGCCAGCAGTTGGAGGCTGCGCATCCCGGCGCCGTCGTGGTATTTCTGACAGGCTGCGCGGCTGACGCCAATACGGGGCATTCCGCGCATGCCTCGATCAGTCTTGCCGCGAATCCGGATCGGACATTCGAGGCCGCGGCGCGCACAGCTTCGCGCATCGCGGGCAGTGTGTTGTCTGCGCCTCTCGTGATCACACATGGCGCAACCGCTGTCGCCAGCAGGGCGATCGAACTGGGGCTTGCGCGAAGGGAAATGGAGACTCAGCAAGCGCTCGCTGCACAGTGGCGTGGAGAGTTCGAGATCGCCGACTCTGCGCGGCGCGCGCTGCTCGCCGAATGGATCGCATGGGCGGAAACGCGCACGGACGAGCCGCTACATCCGTGGCCGGCGCGCGTGACCGTCATGACATGGGGCGGCAAGCGCATCGTCGCGTTGCCAGGCGAAATCTTCGCGGAGACGGCGATATCGATCCGCGCGCGGCTGAACGATCCCGATACAATCGTCATTGGTTTCTGCGACGGCTGCCCCGGCTATATCGCGCCAGCGTCCGAATTCCCGCATGGCGGTTACGAGATCGACGAAGCGCATCGTTATTACGGCATGCCCGCGACATTCGCGCCAGGCGCAGCAGAAAAACTCGCCGACGCGGCGGTCGAACTTGCGGCGGAGCTTGAGGAGCGCGCGACAGCCGCACGGAGCTATCCATGA
- a CDS encoding N-acetylglucosamine-6-phosphate deacetylase, with protein sequence MLVGRDPATGQPVEISVANGRIAAIEPSGHDIDHFISPGLIDLQVNGYDGHDLNDGALAPETVIALAAAMRRVGVTTFLPTLITASEERIVAALRAIAEARRADETTARMIPFVHVEGPFLSAEDGPRGAHPREWVRAPDLAEVERWRVVGEGLVGLVTLSPHFDEAPDFISALVARGIRVSIGHTHASADQIRAAAAVGASLSTHLGNGAAANLPRHPNFIWAQLAEDRLTATFIADGHHLPADAFTAMLRAKSLDRAILVSDVTALGGKPSGIYEQAIGGRVELSADGRLGIPGTPYLAGAARSLKDNVAIAARMAGLSLADALRLAATNPGKIIGGRGAFAIGAPADLIMFRWSPGDETLDIQSVFVGGREID encoded by the coding sequence ATGCTTGTCGGCCGCGATCCCGCGACGGGGCAACCTGTCGAAATCAGTGTCGCTAATGGACGCATCGCGGCGATCGAGCCAAGCGGCCACGACATCGATCATTTCATCTCGCCCGGCCTGATCGACCTTCAGGTCAACGGTTACGACGGCCATGATCTCAATGACGGCGCGCTCGCGCCCGAGACGGTGATCGCTCTCGCAGCCGCGATGCGTCGCGTCGGCGTGACGACGTTTTTACCCACGCTGATCACTGCGAGCGAAGAGCGTATTGTTGCGGCATTACGCGCCATCGCCGAAGCGCGGCGCGCGGATGAGACGACGGCTCGGATGATTCCGTTCGTCCATGTCGAAGGGCCGTTTCTCTCTGCTGAGGATGGTCCGCGCGGCGCCCATCCCCGCGAATGGGTGAGGGCGCCCGATCTCGCTGAAGTGGAGCGGTGGCGGGTTGTGGGTGAGGGGCTTGTCGGCCTCGTCACGCTCTCTCCGCATTTCGACGAGGCGCCTGATTTCATTAGCGCGCTTGTCGCGAGGGGAATTCGGGTTTCGATCGGCCATACCCATGCAAGCGCTGATCAGATCCGCGCCGCCGCTGCAGTAGGCGCCTCGCTCTCGACCCATCTCGGCAATGGCGCCGCGGCGAATCTCCCGCGCCATCCCAACTTCATCTGGGCGCAACTCGCGGAAGATCGCCTCACCGCGACCTTTATCGCCGACGGGCATCATCTGCCGGCGGACGCTTTCACCGCGATGCTGCGCGCGAAATCGCTCGATCGCGCGATCCTTGTGTCCGATGTGACCGCGCTCGGCGGCAAGCCGTCGGGAATCTACGAACAGGCGATCGGCGGGCGCGTCGAACTCAGCGCTGACGGCAGGCTTGGCATTCCCGGCACGCCCTATCTCGCCGGCGCCGCGCGATCGCTGAAGGACAATGTCGCGATTGCGGCGCGCATGGCGGGTCTTTCTCTCGCCGACGCGCTGCGGCTTGCCGCGACCAATCCCGGAAAAATCATTGGCGGACGTGGCGCCTTCGCTATTGGCGCTCCTGCCGATCTGATCATGTTTCGATGGTCGCCCGGCGACGAAACGCTCGACATCCAATCCGTTTTCGTTGGCGGTCGCGAGATCGATTGA
- a CDS encoding SIS domain-containing protein has translation MAEIDADLLCATYFERVTTLMKAIEIEERDALDRAAEKLADQIAADRLIHVFGPGGHSNLASQEIFFRAGGLMHVSAILDEGTLLSNGALRSMAMERTPGYGKLVIADRRLGEGDLLLLTNAYGINAALIDAALEAKRRNVFVIGVSSRRHAESTSLDHPARHPTKQNLHDIVDIAIDVKVPIGDAVMEIPGVGQPIAAVSTFANAFALNCLILRTVAKLAARGLEPPVWRSGNAPDGDEANARFIDRFRERVRAL, from the coding sequence ATGGCTGAGATCGACGCGGACCTTCTGTGCGCGACTTATTTTGAGCGCGTCACGACGCTGATGAAAGCGATCGAGATCGAGGAGCGCGATGCGCTCGATCGCGCCGCCGAGAAGCTCGCCGATCAGATCGCCGCGGATCGTCTGATCCATGTGTTCGGCCCCGGCGGCCATTCCAATCTCGCCTCGCAGGAGATTTTCTTTCGCGCCGGCGGGCTGATGCATGTGTCGGCGATCCTCGATGAAGGCACGCTGCTGTCCAACGGCGCGCTGCGCTCCATGGCGATGGAGCGCACGCCGGGCTATGGCAAGCTCGTCATCGCCGACCGGCGACTGGGCGAGGGCGATCTTCTGCTGCTCACCAACGCCTACGGCATCAACGCCGCGCTCATCGATGCGGCGCTGGAGGCGAAGCGCCGCAACGTCTTCGTGATTGGCGTGAGTTCACGCCGGCACGCCGAGAGCACGTCGCTCGATCATCCCGCGCGCCATCCCACGAAGCAGAATTTGCACGACATCGTCGACATCGCCATCGATGTGAAGGTGCCGATCGGCGACGCCGTGATGGAGATTCCCGGCGTCGGCCAGCCGATCGCAGCGGTGTCGACTTTCGCCAACGCATTTGCGCTCAATTGCCTTATATTGCGCACCGTGGCGAAACTCGCCGCGCGTGGGCTGGAGCCGCCGGTCTGGCGCAGCGGCAATGCGCCTGATGGAGATGAAGCCAATGCGCGTTTCATCGACAGGTTCCGCGAGCGGGTGCGCGCGCTGTGA
- a CDS encoding glucosamine-6-phosphate deaminase: MSVRMAPVNARTPEIRVFATRAEMGATAARDVAAELRHRLASQKTVRIIFAAAPSQQEMLAALAREPDIDWAKVEAFHMDEYIGLATDAPQRFGLWLRAHIFDRLPFGAIHLIEPGDDPAATASDYAGRLRAAPIDIVCLGIGVNGHLAFNDPPVADLDDPLDVKVVELDDVCRQQQVDDECFATFADVPETAITLTIPRLLDADRLFCVVPGKAKREAVRRALNDPMGEACPATALRKHPACALYLDAGSNPNG, from the coding sequence ATGTCGGTGCGGATGGCCCCTGTGAATGCGCGAACGCCTGAGATCAGGGTCTTCGCAACGCGCGCCGAGATGGGAGCCACCGCGGCGCGCGATGTCGCCGCCGAATTGCGCCATCGACTCGCGTCGCAGAAAACCGTGCGCATCATTTTTGCTGCGGCGCCGAGTCAGCAGGAGATGCTCGCGGCCCTGGCGCGAGAGCCTGACATCGACTGGGCCAAAGTCGAAGCCTTCCACATGGACGAATATATCGGATTGGCGACTGACGCCCCGCAGCGCTTCGGTCTCTGGTTGCGCGCGCATATTTTCGATCGGCTGCCCTTCGGCGCCATTCACCTGATCGAGCCCGGCGATGACCCCGCTGCAACTGCGAGCGACTACGCCGGGCGTCTGCGCGCGGCGCCGATCGACATCGTCTGTCTTGGCATCGGCGTGAATGGTCATCTCGCCTTCAATGATCCGCCTGTCGCTGATCTCGATGATCCGCTCGATGTGAAGGTGGTGGAACTCGACGATGTCTGCCGTCAGCAGCAGGTGGACGATGAATGTTTTGCAACCTTCGCCGATGTGCCGGAAACGGCGATCACGCTGACCATCCCGCGGCTGCTCGACGCCGACAGGTTGTTCTGCGTCGTGCCGGGAAAGGCGAAGCGCGAAGCGGTGCGTCGCGCGCTGAACGATCCCATGGGCGAGGCTTGTCCGGCGACCGCGCTGCGCAAGCATCCCGCCTGCGCGCTCTATCTCGATGCGGGGTCAAACCCCAATGGCTGA
- a CDS encoding LacI family DNA-binding transcriptional regulator has product MKEKATTPRGEAPTISRVAAEAGVSRATVSRAFTRPEILSPQTVARVQEVAAQLGYTPNQVARALSTGRHGNFALIVPDVANPFFPPLIRAAQKRADQSDFCLFLGNSDEDPDLEDKLLGRFLGQVEGVVLASSRLDDAQIRRHAERKPLVLINRDVAGIPRVLIDSASGVRAAVEHLAGLGHRHIVYVSGPAASWSNRQRRQALRQACTAAKLTASAVAAQRPTFEAGLKSAKAVAATGATAAVAFDEVVAQGLLAGLSGIGIDVPGRFSVVGCDDVIGATTSPPMTTVSNRSAEAGEAAMALLLDVLRTRAIRDVRYVLDTHLVVRGSTGRAPGRSKSS; this is encoded by the coding sequence ATGAAGGAAAAGGCCACGACGCCGCGCGGCGAGGCGCCCACCATCAGCCGGGTAGCGGCCGAAGCCGGCGTGTCACGCGCGACAGTCTCGCGCGCTTTCACGCGGCCCGAGATCCTGAGCCCGCAGACAGTGGCGCGCGTCCAGGAGGTCGCGGCGCAGCTGGGCTATACGCCCAACCAGGTGGCGCGCGCGCTTTCGACCGGTCGCCACGGCAATTTCGCGCTGATCGTGCCCGATGTGGCCAATCCATTTTTTCCGCCCTTGATCCGCGCGGCGCAGAAGCGCGCCGATCAGTCGGACTTCTGTCTCTTCCTCGGCAATTCCGATGAGGACCCCGATCTTGAGGACAAGCTGCTCGGCCGCTTTCTCGGGCAGGTGGAGGGCGTCGTCCTCGCTTCGTCGCGGCTCGACGACGCGCAGATCCGCCGCCACGCCGAGCGCAAGCCGCTGGTGCTGATTAATCGCGATGTGGCGGGCATTCCCCGCGTGCTGATCGACAGCGCAAGCGGCGTGCGCGCCGCTGTCGAACATCTCGCGGGCCTCGGCCATCGCCACATCGTCTATGTCAGCGGACCGGCCGCCTCCTGGTCGAACCGCCAGCGGCGGCAGGCGCTTCGGCAGGCCTGCACCGCGGCAAAACTCACGGCGTCCGCGGTGGCGGCGCAACGCCCCACTTTCGAGGCGGGATTGAAATCAGCAAAAGCCGTCGCCGCCACCGGCGCGACCGCCGCCGTCGCCTTCGATGAGGTTGTCGCGCAGGGGCTTCTGGCCGGGCTTTCCGGAATCGGCATCGACGTTCCCGGCCGCTTCAGCGTTGTCGGCTGCGACGACGTCATCGGCGCGACCACCTCGCCGCCGATGACCACCGTCTCCAACCGTTCAGCCGAAGCAGGCGAAGCGGCGATGGCGCTCCTGCTCGATGTGCTGCGCACGCGGGCGATCCGCGACGTGCGCTATGTGCTCGACACCCATCTCGTTGTGCGCGGCTCGACCGGCCGGGCGCCGGGGCGATCCAAGTCTTCTTGA